A region from the Desulfomarina profundi genome encodes:
- a CDS encoding B12-binding domain-containing radical SAM protein, giving the protein MLILHPPGAKPCEPPASLPYLAATLRRHDIPCQVIDMNIEGLYFLLENLSPTHDTWSRRALKNREKNLRDICSPALYSNKDRYARAVYDVNRLLENEGKRLGLQLSLTNYVDHELSPLKSDDLRRAARYYSKNIYFPYFSARLNELIDHRYPETVGISLNYLSQALCAFAIIGYLREKYPETKIILGGGLVTTWLSNPGWKNPFGTLVDSLVYGKGEEPLLRLLNKSPSAGHVRPVFDDLLTHGYLSPGFILPYTTSRGCFWKKCTFCPETSENNPYSHIPPTATVHDLKHLVEETSPVLIHFLDNALSSSTLKVLAENPPNASWYGFARFDNLLAEKEFCFKLREAGCVMLKLGLESGNQGVLDKMKKGIDLDLAAKILENLKIAGISTYIYLLFGTPAENRSGAEDTLTFVSTHGECISFLNLAIFNLPVCSMETAHLELSDFYEGDLSLYRNFTHPQGWNRREVRQFLDTKFKRCREIAEILKKEPPFFTSNHAPFFRKFSKVPL; this is encoded by the coding sequence ATGCTTATTCTCCACCCTCCGGGGGCAAAACCGTGTGAACCGCCGGCATCCCTCCCTTATCTTGCGGCAACTCTGAGGCGGCATGACATTCCCTGCCAGGTCATTGATATGAATATCGAAGGACTCTATTTTCTCCTGGAAAACCTGTCTCCAACCCATGATACCTGGAGCCGACGAGCTCTTAAAAACAGGGAAAAAAATCTGAGGGACATCTGCTCACCTGCTCTTTATTCAAACAAAGACAGATATGCCCGGGCCGTCTATGATGTCAATCGTCTGCTGGAAAATGAGGGAAAACGTTTGGGGCTGCAGTTATCCCTGACAAATTACGTGGATCACGAGCTTTCACCATTAAAAAGTGATGACCTGCGGAGGGCGGCGCGCTACTACAGTAAAAATATCTATTTCCCCTACTTCAGTGCGAGACTGAACGAACTGATCGACCACCGTTATCCCGAAACCGTCGGTATTTCCCTTAATTATCTCAGTCAGGCCCTTTGCGCCTTTGCCATCATTGGCTATTTAAGGGAAAAATATCCCGAAACGAAAATCATCCTGGGAGGCGGTCTGGTAACCACATGGCTGAGCAATCCCGGCTGGAAAAACCCTTTTGGTACCCTGGTTGATTCCCTTGTCTACGGAAAAGGAGAGGAGCCGCTTTTGCGACTGCTGAACAAATCCCCATCAGCAGGTCATGTTCGCCCTGTTTTCGATGACCTGCTGACACACGGCTACCTCTCCCCCGGTTTTATCCTGCCCTATACAACATCCAGAGGCTGTTTCTGGAAAAAATGCACCTTTTGCCCCGAAACAAGCGAAAACAATCCATACAGTCACATCCCCCCAACTGCAACGGTCCACGACCTGAAACATCTGGTTGAAGAAACATCCCCTGTTCTCATTCATTTTCTTGACAATGCACTCAGTTCCTCCACTCTGAAGGTATTGGCAGAAAATCCGCCGAATGCATCCTGGTACGGATTTGCCCGTTTTGACAACCTGTTAGCTGAAAAAGAATTCTGTTTTAAACTCAGGGAAGCAGGATGCGTCATGCTGAAACTCGGTCTGGAATCAGGGAACCAGGGAGTTCTGGATAAAATGAAGAAGGGTATTGACCTGGATCTGGCAGCAAAGATTCTGGAAAACCTGAAAATTGCAGGCATCTCCACTTACATATACCTGCTTTTCGGTACTCCTGCGGAGAATCGATCAGGCGCTGAGGATACTTTAACTTTTGTCAGTACCCATGGGGAATGCATCTCCTTTCTCAACCTTGCAATTTTCAATCTGCCTGTCTGCAGTATGGAAACAGCCCACCTCGAACTGTCTGATTTCTATGAAGGCGATCTTTCCCTGTACAGAAATTTTACCCATCCGCAGGGGTGGAATCGCCGGGAAGTGCGTCAGTTTCTCGATACAAAATTTAAACGGTGCAGAGAAATTGCCGAAATTCTAAAAAAGGAACCTCCGTTTTTCACCTCGAACCACGCACCTTTTTTTCGGAAATTTTCTAAGGTGCCTTTGTGA